The nucleotide sequence GCCCACTCCCACTCGGTCATGGCCGATCGCGCGTACTGCCACTCGGTTAGCTCGTGCTCGTAGGCACTCACGCTGCACCCCACTGAACCAGCCGCTGGGGCCCGCGCCCGACGTGAGCGGCCGCGAATGGCTCGCCACTCATCGGGCAGACCTCGCGGCCAACCGAGTCCCAATGGCCCTCGATGTTGTCACCGGCACTAGGCTGGACGGGTCGCCAGCAGACTGGGCAGTAGCGGCGGCGCCTCACGATTCCCCCTCGTGCGGGTGGTATCTCATCCAGAGTTCAACCGCCTCATGACTGGACAGCCAACGGCTACACAGACATTCGGGACAGTGGGCAAGATAGAGCGCGGCGGCCGTAGTGGTGCTCATGCGACCATCACCGCCCGCACGTGATCCTTGGCCCGCTGTAGCAGCTCCCGCGCCTCGCTGATCGTCGCCTGATCGTTGTAGTCCTCGATGCGACCGAAGCGCCGCGGCAGAGCTAGCCTCGTGGCATCCAGTGCCCCATCGCGAATGCGCGACGTTGGGCTAGTGGTGGTGATCGCCGCGACGATGCACAGGCACGGCCAGTTGCAGATCCATTCGAATGCCGTGCCCTTGGGTAACTCAGGTTGCCTGCCCAGGAACTCTCGGGCCAGCGACAGCGCTTGTAGCACGTCGGCCGCGATGCTCTCGCTCACACCAGCCTCCCGGTGGTTGTGGTGGCGCGCGGTTCGATGGTGTCTACGAATCGTTCAAGTAGTGGTATGTGCCAGGGGCATTGGTCGATGACGGCGTTGGCGACGATGCCGCCGACCGTGTAGAGGTCGAGTCCGGTTGTGGTGGCGGTGTTGTCGATGGTCTTGATGAGTCCGCCGAATGTGGGGCTGTGGTCGAGGGTTTGGCAGATGGCGGCGGCTTGTGTCGTGTAGTCGGTGGCCGGGTTGGCGTGGGCTCGGCTGATGGTGAGGGTGGCGGCGGCGAGCACGCTGAGGGTGGCAAGTAAGGTGGGGCGGATCATTTCACCGTCTCCATCGTGTCGGCGTAATGCTGGGTCAGGATGCGGAAGCATTCGGCGGTGGCCTGCGCGTCGCCGAGTGCGGTGTGTTCCGCGTGGTTGGTGACGCCGAGCTGGGCGCAGATATCGGCCAGGCCAACAAGCTCATTGGGCGCCAGGTGTAGTGCCGGTCCGGCGTAGGCGGCGAGGTCGGCTAGGCGGTGATGCCACGGGCGGGGAATGGACAATGAACTGCACAGAGCGCCTTTAACTGCGGAAAAGCCTGCTGTGACCATCTGGGAGTCGAACGCCGGGTTACATCCGGCAAAAGTGTTGCCGGATAGCATGTCCCATAGAGTGCAGTAGTCCGCATGCGTTGGCGGCCATGCGTGTTGACGCCGTTTGTAAAGCCCGCGTTCGTAGTAGCGGTTGATCGCGAGCGCTTCATCGTCTGCGTTATCAAACGTGCCCTCCGGCACTTTCGGGACGAAATACAGGTACTCGCCGGTGTCGACGTTGACGGCCGCCACCTCGATCGGCAAATGCACACCTGGGCTCAGTCCGGTGGTCTCCACGTCCACGACAATCAGTTGCCTGGAAGGCTTCTCGGTTACACTGGTTTCTGCCATTGCGGACCTTTCTCCTTGGTTGTCGTTGGCCTCGGCTGCGGGACACGGCCGAGGTCGCTTATTTCCATTGATTTGGCGACGGCACGGAAGCGGTCTGCGAGATCTAGCCAGAAGTTTTTGTCGCCACTCTGCGTTGACCACAGCCGCGCCGCCATCGAGGCTGTGAGGACGTCTTTATGCGTGAGCCCGAGGTGCCCCGCGCCGGAGAACGCAGCAGAGTCCGGCGCGGGGCTTTCCGCGGCTGCAGCAGGCGGGTTTGTGGTGATGCCCGGCGCGGCGAAAACCAAGGTAGACAGCAGGTTTCGGATGTCTTCGACGAGCGCGGTGAGATGGTCGAGGTCGCTCATGCTTCACCACCGACGTAGTCGTGGACCTGATCAACCCAGAACTCGGGGTCGCAATTCAACCAGTTGAACCTGGCAAGACAGTCGAATAGTTGTTCACACCAGAAGCTCACGCGACCACCGCCAGCGCGTCGATCTTGTCGGGCCGGAACCCGGACCAATATCGCTCACCGGTGCTGGTCTCGGCCAGCACCACCGGCAATGAGGTCAGACCCAGGTAGGCGATCGCCTCGCCGATGTTCGGGTCATCATCGATGTCGACCTCGCTGAACGCAATCCCGCGCCGGCTCAGGCGGCGTTTCGTCGCCTCGCACGCCATGCACTTGGGGTGATTGCGGGTATAGACGGTGACGATTGGGGTGATCACAGGCCCGTCTCCTTGTCCCGCCGCGCCCAGGTGCGCGAACGTTCATCCCTTATCCGCCGGTCTCGCAGGAGTTCCAGATGCCCGATCAACGCCACCCAGACCACGGCCAACACGCCCACCCCGATGTCGATGTAGGCGTCCGATTCATTGCCGGAGACGAACGCCGACACCGCGTCAATCGCGAACCCGAACGCACACAGCAGCAAAACCAGACGGGCAGCGATACTCATAGGTGGGCCTCCGCTTCGGCTCGTGTGATGTAGAAGTGGATGCCGGATGCGCATTCGTTCCAACGGTTTTCGTCGAAGGGTTTAGTGGGGCGAACCGTTTCGCCGACCCAATACTTAAAGTTGTAATCCCGTGTGCTTATTGCCGATTGGCAAGGCTGTCCGTCAGCATCGAATATCGCTAGCACCTCGGCAGTCTCTGCTCGGCATTTACGCCCAGTCGCGTTAGACCGCCTAGCATCACCAGGGATACGCAGCTTGACGATCTTTCCGCCAGCCGCCCTCTTCCACCCGATGACATCACCCTCATCGGGTAGTACTGCCAGCCGAGCGATCACAAGGTCTATTTGTTTCGCGCCGGCCAGGTACGCGTCGGTCAGGTCCGCGCCGGCCAGGTCCGCGCCGGCCAAGTACGCGTCGGCCAGGTACGCGCGGGTCAGGTACGCGCGGGTCAGGTACACGCGGGTCAGGTCCGCGTCGGTCAGGTACGCGTCGGTCAGGTCCGCGCCGGTCAGGTCCGCGCGGTTCAGGTTCGCGCGGGTCAGGTTCGCGCGGGCCAGGTTCGCGCGGGTCAGGTACGCGTCGGTCAGGTCCGCGCCGGTCAGGTCCGCGCGGTTCAGGTTCGCGCGGGTCAGGTTCGCGCGGGCCAGGTTCGCGCGGGTCAGGTCCGCGTCGGTCAGGTCCGCGTCGACCAAGTACGCGTCGGCCAGGTACGCGCGGGTCAGGTACGCGCGGGTCAGGTTCGCGCCGGCTTTGACTGCCTCCTCTACTGCTTGCCGTAAATCCCGCGCATGGGCCGCGGTGTACAGCACGTGGCCTGTCCTCGACTTGATTTCGATCATCGGTTCACCTCTTCGCATTCGCAGCCCCGCCGGTGGACCCACCCCTGTTCACGAATCACCGCCAGCGCCACCGACGCCGGGTGGTAGCAGTCGCTGTCACGCCACACGTGGCGGTCCACCCGGTAGGCGGCCCAGCCGAGCGCGATCGTGTCGATAATCAGGCCAGCGGCCGGCGCCCAGTGGCCGACGCAGGCCAGTGCGCAGGAAACCCCGAGCGTGGTGGCTGCGGCGGCCCCGAGAATGTAGGGCAGGTGGGCGGCGAGACGCGCGAAGGCGGTCATGACAGCGCCCCTAGTTCGTTAATCCGCCCATAGCCCACGGTGATGATCTGCTTCGTCCTGATATCAACCACGCACATTGCCATGTCTCCCACAAACTTTCGCTTGTCATCCGACCCACTCGGCCGACTCGGCATCTTCAATGCCTCCAACACCCACTCAGGCTCAATAAGCCTGGCGGCCATGCGAATCCGCGCGTGATGACACACACTAAACCCGCCAATCGTCAACGCCGGAAGTGTGCAGCCGGAAAAACGCTGCTGCAGCAGCCTCGTGCGCTGCTCGTCAACCGCGCGGCGGTCGACCACCTGCGGCTCTCAATTCAGTAACCCCGCTGCCGCAGAACGCGATTCACCGCGTCTTCGCCAACCGGATCGCAGTACGCGATTACTCGCAGCAAGTCCGGGTCGTTCATCGCCGCCCGACGCCGCTGCGGCTCAAGATCAAGAAACGCATCGAACGAAAGATGCGTACGCCGCAACGCCTTATCGAACCGCCGCACCAACCGGTGCACCTTCTGCGCCGACACCATGCCGTCACCGCGATCAATCAACGCCTTACGAGCAGCGTTGGACACCCGCTCTAGTTGGCTTCCGGCGAGGGCATCACGGCCTGTTGTGGAAACACCGGAGGGGGCGGGGGCTGGCCCGGGGGGGCTCATGTCGTTGCCACCAATGCCAGCGGAGGGCCGCCAGTATGTCCGCCCAGCCGGCGATGGAGTTCGCCGATCCCCTTCGGGGTAATCCGCACCGTAGGTTCGGCATTGACCATCTCGCCGCGGCCCTCGTGCCAGAATGGCTTGCCTACCTTCTCGGCTAGGCGGCCATTGTTGACCTGCGTCTGGTACGCCTTCCAGCGGCCGTCGCGGCGGAATACCCAGCCAAGGCCGGCCATGAAGCGGTACAGCTTGCGCTCGCCGGTGGAGATGGCGGGGTCACGGTTGAGCACCTTCGCGGCGTCGGCTACCGAGTAGTCGCCGGTAGCGTCGGCCAGCTCATTCCAGGCGGCGGCGGGTAGGGCGAGCGCACGTGCGTGGACTTCAGCTTCCTCGCGCGCCCGCTCGGCGGCCTCGGCGCGCTCCGCTTGGTTGGCGGCGGCGCGCAGGGCTTCGGCGTAGGTCTGAGGAATGGCGGGTGCTGCGGCTTGGCGGGTCTCGGCCTCGCGCGTCCGGACGGCGAAGTAGGTCTGCGCAGCGGCGACCTCTAGCTTGCGAGGATCGCCGTTCATTGCGACGAGGTAGCAAGCTAGCCGGGACAGGTGGAAGTCTTCGGCCTCACGCTGGGCGCCGGAGCCGATCGGGACCATTTTGCCGGCGGTGGCAACATGCCTGGCCATGTCATGACCGGCGTTGTGGCCCGAGATTCGGGCTCGCCCGATCGCGTCGGCGAAGCGCCGCCATTGGTCGTAGCCGAGCAGTGGCATCAGGTCTCGGGCCGACCACCATTCGCGGCCCTCGGGCGTTGTGTGGCGGATCGCGTCGAACGGGGTGCTGGCGTGGGTGGGTTCGGCGGTCATCGCGCACCACCTTCGGGGTCGACGGCGAAGGCCGCACGGATGTTGACCGCCCATGACTTGACAGTCAGCTGGTAACCGTCCCAGTAGGCGGTGGTGACCCCATGGCGCTGGGCGTCACCGTGACCTGTCCCGGTCATGCCGCCGGTGCCGCTCGGAGCGTTCGCCCGGCATCGAGAGAGTTCGTCTTGAGACTTACTCACGGCGGCGATGGCCTCGGCGTAGCCGGGGGTGATACCACCGGGTAGGTCAGTTGGCTCGCTGGGACTGCGGCGCGGGGTGGTCATGCGCTGGCCTCGGCGCGCTCAGTCGCGAGTTTCTCGATGTCGGCGCGGGAGAACAGGTATGCGCCATTCTTCCCAGGCAGTTTGTGCAC is from Mycobacterium marinum and encodes:
- a CDS encoding exonuclease domain-containing protein, producing the protein MAETSVTEKPSRQLIVVDVETTGLSPGVHLPIEVAAVNVDTGEYLYFVPKVPEGTFDNADDEALAINRYYERGLYKRRQHAWPPTHADYCTLWDMLSGNTFAGCNPAFDSQMVTAGFSAVKGALCSSLSIPRPWHHRLADLAAYAGPALHLAPNELVGLADICAQLGVTNHAEHTALGDAQATAECFRILTQHYADTMETVK
- a CDS encoding glutaredoxin domain-containing protein, whose translation is MITPIVTVYTRNHPKCMACEATKRRLSRRGIAFSEVDIDDDPNIGEAIAYLGLTSLPVVLAETSTGERYWSGFRPDKIDALAVVA
- a CDS encoding pentapeptide repeat-containing protein; translated protein: MIEIKSRTGHVLYTAAHARDLRQAVEEAVKAGANLTRAYLTRAYLADAYLVDADLTDADLTRANLARANLTRANLNRADLTGADLTDAYLTRANLARANLTRANLNRADLTGADLTDAYLTDADLTRVYLTRAYLTRAYLADAYLAGADLAGADLTDAYLAGAKQIDLVIARLAVLPDEGDVIGWKRAAGGKIVKLRIPGDARRSNATGRKCRAETAEVLAIFDADGQPCQSAISTRDYNFKYWVGETVRPTKPFDENRWNECASGIHFYITRAEAEAHL
- a CDS encoding phage antirepressor KilAC domain-containing protein, translated to MTAEPTHASTPFDAIRHTTPEGREWWSARDLMPLLGYDQWRRFADAIGRARISGHNAGHDMARHVATAGKMVPIGSGAQREAEDFHLSRLACYLVAMNGDPRKLEVAAAQTYFAVRTREAETRQAAAPAIPQTYAEALRAAANQAERAEAAERAREEAEVHARALALPAAAWNELADATGDYSVADAAKVLNRDPAISTGERKLYRFMAGLGWVFRRDGRWKAYQTQVNNGRLAEKVGKPFWHEGRGEMVNAEPTVRITPKGIGELHRRLGGHTGGPPLALVATT